A section of the Schistosoma haematobium chromosome ZW, whole genome shotgun sequence genome encodes:
- the KIFAP3_1 gene encoding Kinesin-associated protein 3, variant 2 (EggNog:ENOG410VCD9~COG:U~BUSCO:EOG091G06I3), translated as MVEDAKFLKRKIRAGSIDVHPTEKALVVHYETEATILGELGNPMVGDRKESQKIIRVRNLNENTNIPELAKKIISSCKLISENKYPQVEHLLKYLLKRKETKKVKNQKPSIISETLADPGAFDSTEINEIAHLTELEDYLELLYEGIPEKLRASALILQLARNSDNLEELFQNETLVGALARVLREDWKKSTDLATNIAYIFFCFSSFSNFHGVILHFKIGALIMTIIDHELKKYDLWVEELERKHKLSNNKSETSLTTDGKSLVDEAQNNYETSFLKYKSLVRKQEQLFRVSFYLLLNISEDINVEIKMHNKGIVSMICKCLNRDNFELLILLVSFLKKLSIFSENKDEMLKNGIIDRLSKILCRPEEDLVNLCLRLLYNLSFDTSARLEMVSKGVLNKIVGLLENTQHQPVALYILYHLTTEAQSRPAFVNTHCLSFLKKLILENPEEKSDLIPMALGINLVLDNQCANAMLGEGRCFKLMSKRAIKFRDQLIMKLLRNATQNNDLLKLKMVDFLPELLKIVTEEKPFLMNTPRNLYSSTKATRYDKLKVSSKKQLNTEALNSKTNQNNTSSLLENRLKMKIHKTDDVINGVCNEDDDNDNEKDDDDDENEFRKKEDFKFECLGCLANLNLKDIQYSKVITEFSLLKWIKSQLESVHVQKSNDFLSTTFEVNNGFGPIFSSPMLPNHLEDDEILEIVRMLSAICQDPDAGKMVIEAGVVHNLIGLLNVKQEDDEIVFQIVYTFFQLTFHESTRNLLVKTTQAVAYLVDLMHDKNADIRKLCDITLDIVCEYESDWRIRIQTERFRWHNSQWLEMIDTATKPSLLDNSDSTTEAALAAVLGVGHARSQYHSNLLTDDDLNNIVNGDDNDNRGYFGMGLDIDDAAAFLMSLSSNNEGRKRSSGSENILHIPFENNNYMNHLNMLCPDMYGGVNFLSNERVSPGMTVNSHYDSDSDTTQKESGSRNTDYENDIQEDKIPSSGLEYFNARNNIINKVKK; from the exons ATGGTCGAAGATGCCAAATTTCTGAAAAG AAAAATACGCGCTGGTTCTATAGATGTGCATCCAACTGAAAAGGCACTTGTTGTGCACTATGAAACGGAGGCTACAATCCTTGGGGAATTAGGAAATCCAATGGTTGGGGATCGAAAGGAAAGTCAAAAAAT AATTCGGGTTAGAAATCTGAATGAAAACACAAATATCCCTGAGCTGGCCAAAAAGATCATCTCAAGCTGCAAATTGATATCGGAAAACAAATATCCACAAGTTGAACACTTGCTAAAGTATTTGCTGAAAAGAAAAGAGACAAAGAAAGTTAAAAATC AAAAACCATCAATCATATCAGAAACACTTGCTGATCCCGGAGCGTTCGATTcaactgaaataaatgaaattgcTCATTTGACTGAACTTGAGGATTATTTAGAACTACTCTATGAAGGTATACCAGAAAAGCTACGTGCATCGGCTTTGATTTTACAACTTGCGAGAAATTCCGACAATTTAGAGGAGCTGTTTCAAAATG AAACCCTTGTTGGTGCTTTGGCAAGAGTTCTGCGTGAAGACTGGAAAAAGAGCACAGATTTAGCAACAAACATAGCCTATATATTCTTCTGTTTTTCTTCCTTCTCAAATTTCCACGGGGTAATATTGCACTTCAAAATTG GTGCATTAATTATGACCATCATTGACCATGAATTAAAGAAATATGACTTATGGGTTGAAGAACTAGAAAGAAAACACAAATTATCGAACAATAAATCTGAGACGAGTTTGACAACAGATGGTAAATCTTTGGTGGATGAAGCACAAAATAATTATGagacaagctttttgaagtatAAATCACTAGTCAGGAAACAAGAACAGTTGTTTAGGG TTTCCTTTTACTTACTACTGAATATCAGTGAAGACATTAATGTTGAAATTAAAATGCACAATAAAGGAATAGTTAGTATGATTTGTAAATGTTTGAACCGAGATAATTTCGAGCTGTTAATACTACTTGTCTCATTTTTGAAAAAATTGAGTATATTCTCTGAGAACAAGGATGAAATG TTAAAAAATGGTATAATTGACAGATTATCCAAAATATTATGTAGACCAGAAGAGGATCTCGTTAACTTGTGTTTACGTTTGTTATATAACCTTAGTTTCGATACATCTGCTAGACTAGAAATGGTGTCCAAAggtgttttaaataaaattgtagGATTATTAG AAAATACTCAACATCAACCAGTGGCTTTGTACATACTATACCATTTAACAACAGAAGCTCAATCCAGACCGGCGTTTGTCAATACACATTGTTTATCATTT CTTAAGAAATTAATACTAGAAAATCCTGAAGAGAAATCTGATTTAATCCCAATGGCTCTAGGTATTAACTTGGTATTAGATAATCAATGTGCAAATGCTATGCTTGGTGAAGGTCGATGTTTTAAACTGATGAGTAAGCGTGCAATAAAATTCCGTGATCAATTAATCATGAAGTTACTACGTAATGCAACACAGAACAATGATTTATTAAAACTAAAGATGGTA GATTTTCTGCCAGAACTATTAAAAATCGTGACTGAAGAAAAACCCTTTTTGATGAATACACCAAGAAATCTTTATTCTTCTACAAAAGCAACTCGATATGATAAATTGAAGGTAAGTAGTAAAAAGCAGTTGAACACTGAGGCACTGAACTCCAAAACCAACCAGAATAACACTTCAAGTTTATTAGAAAACCgcttaaaaatgaaaattcacaaAACTGACGACGTTATTAATGGTGTTTGtaatgaagatgatgataaCGACAACGaaaaagatgatgatgatgacgaaaaTGAATTTAGGAAAAAAGAAGACTTCAAGTTTGAATGTTTAGGATGTTTAGCTAACCTCAATCTTAAAGATATTCAGTACAGTAAGGTAATCACTGAATTCAGTTTGCTGAAATGGATCAAAAGCCAACTGGAGAGCGTACATGTTCAgaaatcaaatgattttttaAGTACAACTTTCGAAGTTAACAACGGTTTCGGACCAATTTTTTCATCACCAATGCTTCCCAATCACTTAGAAGATGATGAAATTTTAGAAATTGTACGAATGCTTAGTGCCATATGCCAAGATCCTGATGCAGGTAAAATGGTGATTGAAGCTGGAGTCGTACACAACTTGATCGGTTTATTGAACG TTAAACAGGAGGATGACGAAATTGTTTTTCAAATCGTCTATACATTTTTTCAGTTAACTTTTCATGAATCAACAAGAAATTTGTTAGTAAAAACGACAC AAGCCGTTGCTTATCTTGTTGATTTGATGCATGATAAAAATGCTGATATTCGAAAACTTTGTGATATTACCTTGGATATTGTTTGT GAATATGAATCTGATTGGAGAATAAGGATTCAAACAGAACGTTTTCGTTGGCATAACAGCCAATGGTTAGAAATGATTGATACAGCAACCAAACCTAGTCTTCTTGATAATTCAGACTCAACAACTGAGGCAGCATTAGCAGCTGTCCTTGGTGTCGGTCATGCTCGATCTCAATATCATTCCAATTTATTAACTGATGatgatttaaataatattgttaaTGGAGACGATAACGATAATCGTGGTTACTTTGGAATGGGATTGGACATTGATGATGCAGCAGCATTTCTAATGTCACTATCATCAAATAATGAGGGACGTAAGCGATCATCAGGaagtgaaaatattttacaCATACCATTTGAAAACAATAACTATATGAACCACTTGAACATGTTGTGTCCAG
- the KIFAP3_1 gene encoding Kinesin-associated protein 3 (EggNog:ENOG410VCD9~COG:U~BUSCO:EOG091G06I3) gives MVGDRKESQKIIRVRNLNENTNIPELAKKIISSCKLISENKYPQVEHLLKYLLKRKETKKVKNQKPSIISETLADPGAFDSTEINEIAHLTELEDYLELLYEGIPEKLRASALILQLARNSDNLEELFQNETLVGALARVLREDWKKSTDLATNIAYIFFCFSSFSNFHGVILHFKIGALIMTIIDHELKKYDLWVEELERKHKLSNNKSETSLTTDGKSLVDEAQNNYETSFLKYKSLVRKQEQLFRVSFYLLLNISEDINVEIKMHNKGIVSMICKCLNRDNFELLILLVSFLKKLSIFSENKDEMLKNGIIDRLSKILCRPEEDLVNLCLRLLYNLSFDTSARLEMVSKGVLNKIVGLLENTQHQPVALYILYHLTTEAQSRPAFVNTHCLSFLKKLILENPEEKSDLIPMALGINLVLDNQCANAMLGEGRCFKLMSKRAIKFRDQLIMKLLRNATQNNDLLKLKMVDFLPELLKIVTEEKPFLMNTPRNLYSSTKATRYDKLKVSSKKQLNTEALNSKTNQNNTSSLLENRLKMKIHKTDDVINGVCNEDDDNDNEKDDDDDENEFRKKEDFKFECLGCLANLNLKDIQYSKVITEFSLLKWIKSQLESVHVQKSNDFLSTTFEVNNGFGPIFSSPMLPNHLEDDEILEIVRMLSAICQDPDAGKMVIEAGVVHNLIGLLNVKQEDDEIVFQIVYTFFQLTFHESTRNLLVKTTQAVAYLVDLMHDKNADIRKLCDITLDIVCEYESDWRIRIQTERFRWHNSQWLEMIDTATKPSLLDNSDSTTEAALAAVLGVGHARSQYHSNLLTDDDLNNIVNGDDNDNRGYFGMGLDIDDAAAFLMSLSSNNEGRKRSSGSENILHIPFENNNYMNHLNMLCPEICISHFCAKRAHFYLEVVFPTWKDLKCHWFVSSLKKLFCDVSQGHFYTVYICLSCIPVRSYFQLLMECTFPLSKSGLLLVCRARAQ, from the exons ATGGTTGGGGATCGAAAGGAAAGTCAAAAAAT AATTCGGGTTAGAAATCTGAATGAAAACACAAATATCCCTGAGCTGGCCAAAAAGATCATCTCAAGCTGCAAATTGATATCGGAAAACAAATATCCACAAGTTGAACACTTGCTAAAGTATTTGCTGAAAAGAAAAGAGACAAAGAAAGTTAAAAATC AAAAACCATCAATCATATCAGAAACACTTGCTGATCCCGGAGCGTTCGATTcaactgaaataaatgaaattgcTCATTTGACTGAACTTGAGGATTATTTAGAACTACTCTATGAAGGTATACCAGAAAAGCTACGTGCATCGGCTTTGATTTTACAACTTGCGAGAAATTCCGACAATTTAGAGGAGCTGTTTCAAAATG AAACCCTTGTTGGTGCTTTGGCAAGAGTTCTGCGTGAAGACTGGAAAAAGAGCACAGATTTAGCAACAAACATAGCCTATATATTCTTCTGTTTTTCTTCCTTCTCAAATTTCCACGGGGTAATATTGCACTTCAAAATTG GTGCATTAATTATGACCATCATTGACCATGAATTAAAGAAATATGACTTATGGGTTGAAGAACTAGAAAGAAAACACAAATTATCGAACAATAAATCTGAGACGAGTTTGACAACAGATGGTAAATCTTTGGTGGATGAAGCACAAAATAATTATGagacaagctttttgaagtatAAATCACTAGTCAGGAAACAAGAACAGTTGTTTAGGG TTTCCTTTTACTTACTACTGAATATCAGTGAAGACATTAATGTTGAAATTAAAATGCACAATAAAGGAATAGTTAGTATGATTTGTAAATGTTTGAACCGAGATAATTTCGAGCTGTTAATACTACTTGTCTCATTTTTGAAAAAATTGAGTATATTCTCTGAGAACAAGGATGAAATG TTAAAAAATGGTATAATTGACAGATTATCCAAAATATTATGTAGACCAGAAGAGGATCTCGTTAACTTGTGTTTACGTTTGTTATATAACCTTAGTTTCGATACATCTGCTAGACTAGAAATGGTGTCCAAAggtgttttaaataaaattgtagGATTATTAG AAAATACTCAACATCAACCAGTGGCTTTGTACATACTATACCATTTAACAACAGAAGCTCAATCCAGACCGGCGTTTGTCAATACACATTGTTTATCATTT CTTAAGAAATTAATACTAGAAAATCCTGAAGAGAAATCTGATTTAATCCCAATGGCTCTAGGTATTAACTTGGTATTAGATAATCAATGTGCAAATGCTATGCTTGGTGAAGGTCGATGTTTTAAACTGATGAGTAAGCGTGCAATAAAATTCCGTGATCAATTAATCATGAAGTTACTACGTAATGCAACACAGAACAATGATTTATTAAAACTAAAGATGGTA GATTTTCTGCCAGAACTATTAAAAATCGTGACTGAAGAAAAACCCTTTTTGATGAATACACCAAGAAATCTTTATTCTTCTACAAAAGCAACTCGATATGATAAATTGAAGGTAAGTAGTAAAAAGCAGTTGAACACTGAGGCACTGAACTCCAAAACCAACCAGAATAACACTTCAAGTTTATTAGAAAACCgcttaaaaatgaaaattcacaaAACTGACGACGTTATTAATGGTGTTTGtaatgaagatgatgataaCGACAACGaaaaagatgatgatgatgacgaaaaTGAATTTAGGAAAAAAGAAGACTTCAAGTTTGAATGTTTAGGATGTTTAGCTAACCTCAATCTTAAAGATATTCAGTACAGTAAGGTAATCACTGAATTCAGTTTGCTGAAATGGATCAAAAGCCAACTGGAGAGCGTACATGTTCAgaaatcaaatgattttttaAGTACAACTTTCGAAGTTAACAACGGTTTCGGACCAATTTTTTCATCACCAATGCTTCCCAATCACTTAGAAGATGATGAAATTTTAGAAATTGTACGAATGCTTAGTGCCATATGCCAAGATCCTGATGCAGGTAAAATGGTGATTGAAGCTGGAGTCGTACACAACTTGATCGGTTTATTGAACG TTAAACAGGAGGATGACGAAATTGTTTTTCAAATCGTCTATACATTTTTTCAGTTAACTTTTCATGAATCAACAAGAAATTTGTTAGTAAAAACGACAC AAGCCGTTGCTTATCTTGTTGATTTGATGCATGATAAAAATGCTGATATTCGAAAACTTTGTGATATTACCTTGGATATTGTTTGT GAATATGAATCTGATTGGAGAATAAGGATTCAAACAGAACGTTTTCGTTGGCATAACAGCCAATGGTTAGAAATGATTGATACAGCAACCAAACCTAGTCTTCTTGATAATTCAGACTCAACAACTGAGGCAGCATTAGCAGCTGTCCTTGGTGTCGGTCATGCTCGATCTCAATATCATTCCAATTTATTAACTGATGatgatttaaataatattgttaaTGGAGACGATAACGATAATCGTGGTTACTTTGGAATGGGATTGGACATTGATGATGCAGCAGCATTTCTAATGTCACTATCATCAAATAATGAGGGACGTAAGCGATCATCAGGaagtgaaaatattttacaCATACCATTTGAAAACAATAACTATATGAACCACTTGAACATGTTGTGTCCAG aaatttgCATTTCTCATTTCTGCGCCAAAAGAGCACATTTCTACCTTGAggttgtatttcccacttggaaggaccttaaatgtcattggttcgttTCATCTTTAAAGAAGCTGTTTTGTGACGTTTCTCAAGGACATTTTTACACAGTGTATATATGC